From a region of the Macrobrachium nipponense isolate FS-2020 chromosome 20, ASM1510439v2, whole genome shotgun sequence genome:
- the LOC135219687 gene encoding CCHC-type zinc finger nucleic acid binding protein-like, with the protein MAERVVDRSVRASTVSVVIPKRDRSAGVRRVGSVSCEQEQQYYRCGKPGHRKNECRWALGVCFGCGQMDHLVNECKKDRGIKCYRCGQIGHIASGCPGTRVSEACGNYGKSGHYARMRKEPRVKCVECGMEVHVESVCRRKRMSQAGNSGN; encoded by the coding sequence atggcagagcgagtggttgataggagcgttagagcaagtaCTGTGAGTGTAGTTatccctaaaagagataggagtgcgggTGTcagaagagtagggtcagttagttgtgagcaagAACAGCAGTAttacagatgtggtaagccaggacacaggaagaatgaatgtcggtgggcgttaggggtgtgtttcgggtgtgggcaaatggACCATTTGGTGaatgagtgtaagaaagataggggtattaagtgttacaggtgtgggcagatagggcatatagctagtggatgtccgGGTACCCGTGTGAGCGAGGCCTGCGGTAATTATGGGAAgagtgggcattatgctaggatgcgTAAGGAGCCGCGCgtgaagtgtgttgaatgtggaatggaagttCATGTGgagagtgtgtgtaggcgaaagaggatgagtcaggctgggaattcaggaaactag